A window of Streptomyces sp. DG1A-41 contains these coding sequences:
- a CDS encoding 5-formyltetrahydrofolate cyclo-ligase, translating into MSHIGRPGEPDKRSLRREILAVRNRLTADDLRETSSALARRALELPELARAGTVAAYVSVGSEPGTLALLDALRARGVRVLLPALLPDNDLDWGVYEGEGSLARVQHGGRMALYEPAGERLGPDAVTTADAVLLPGLAVDTRGMRLGRGGGSYDRVLARLERAGARPALVVLLYDTEVVGFVPAEPHDRPVRAVVTPSGVRRFGHHT; encoded by the coding sequence TTGAGTCACATCGGACGTCCGGGCGAGCCTGACAAGCGGAGTTTGCGGCGCGAGATCCTCGCGGTGAGGAACAGATTGACGGCGGATGACCTGCGGGAAACCTCGTCCGCGCTGGCCCGGCGGGCGCTGGAGCTGCCCGAGTTGGCGCGGGCCGGCACGGTGGCGGCATACGTCTCCGTGGGGAGCGAACCGGGGACGCTCGCGCTCCTGGACGCGTTGCGCGCCCGGGGCGTACGCGTCCTGCTGCCGGCCCTGCTGCCCGACAACGACCTGGACTGGGGCGTCTACGAGGGCGAGGGCTCGCTCGCGCGCGTCCAACACGGCGGCAGGATGGCCCTCTACGAGCCCGCGGGCGAGCGCCTCGGGCCGGACGCCGTGACCACCGCCGACGCCGTGCTGCTGCCGGGGCTGGCGGTCGACACGCGCGGGATGCGGCTGGGACGCGGCGGAGGCTCGTACGACCGTGTGCTGGCGCGGCTGGAACGGGCGGGCGCGCGTCCTGCGCTGGTGGTGCTGTTGTACGACACCGAGGTCGTCGGGTTCGTGCCCGCCGAGCCCCACGACCGGCCGGTGCGGGCGGTGGTGACGCCGTCGGGGGTACGCCGGTTCGGGCACCACACCTGA